One segment of Tamlana crocina DNA contains the following:
- the galK gene encoding galactokinase, which translates to MSNQLTNEVKAQFLAHFKTEPLLIFSPGRINIIGEHTDYNDGFVFPAAVDKGIAAAIQKSDSNKSMAYALDLDSKIEFDLNNLKPSKEGSWENYVFGVVAEIQNRNKVVGNFNIVFKGDIPSGAGMSSSAALENSVVFGLNELFDLGLSKEEMILISQKAEHNYVGVKCGIMDQYASMFGIKNNALLLDCRSVKAKPYEIDFKDHQLMLINTNVKHSLSDSAYNDRRSACENIAELLGIKALRDASEDDLKTIKDKVTPENYQKALYVIQENERAQKASKAIEDNDLETLGELIYASHDGLSTQFKVSCDELDFLVEQAKTNKKVLGARMMGGGFGGCTINLIAKDEAQNFAETTSKAYEKKFNKACSVYFIQLEDGTHIVN; encoded by the coding sequence ATGAGTAATCAACTAACTAATGAAGTAAAAGCGCAATTTTTGGCGCATTTCAAAACCGAGCCACTACTTATTTTTTCCCCCGGAAGAATCAATATTATTGGGGAACACACCGATTATAACGACGGTTTTGTGTTTCCAGCAGCAGTCGATAAAGGCATTGCAGCAGCCATTCAAAAAAGCGATTCCAATAAAAGTATGGCTTATGCTTTGGACTTGGATAGTAAAATCGAATTCGATTTAAACAATTTAAAGCCATCCAAAGAAGGCAGTTGGGAAAACTATGTTTTTGGTGTTGTGGCCGAAATACAAAACCGCAATAAAGTAGTCGGTAATTTTAATATTGTGTTCAAGGGCGATATTCCTAGCGGAGCTGGCATGTCTTCCTCTGCCGCGCTCGAAAACAGTGTGGTTTTTGGTCTGAATGAATTATTTGACTTGGGCCTTTCAAAAGAAGAAATGATTCTAATTTCACAAAAAGCAGAACATAACTACGTAGGAGTAAAATGTGGTATTATGGACCAATATGCGAGCATGTTCGGCATAAAAAACAATGCCTTGCTTTTAGATTGCAGAAGCGTAAAAGCCAAACCTTACGAAATCGATTTTAAAGACCACCAATTAATGCTTATCAATACCAATGTAAAGCACAGTCTTTCAGACAGTGCTTATAACGACAGGCGTTCGGCATGCGAAAATATTGCCGAACTTCTTGGAATCAAAGCGCTTAGAGATGCTTCCGAAGATGATCTTAAAACCATAAAGGATAAAGTAACTCCCGAAAATTACCAAAAGGCACTGTACGTTATACAGGAAAACGAGCGTGCCCAAAAAGCCTCAAAAGCTATTGAAGACAACGATTTGGAAACCTTAGGAGAATTGATATATGCTTCCCATGATGGGCTTTCAACCCAATTCAAAGTGAGCTGCGACGAACTCGACTTTTTAGTCGAGCAGGCAAAGACCAACAAAAAAGTTTTAGGCGCTCGAATGATGGGCGGTGGTTTTGGCGGATGCACCATTAATTTAATTGCAAAGGATGAAGCCCAAAACTTTGCTGAAACTACATCAAAAGCTTACGAAAAAAAATTCAATAAAGCGTGCTCGGTGTATTTTATTCAATTGGAAGATGGCACCCATATAGTCAACTAA
- a CDS encoding GntR family transcriptional regulator encodes MIEIKNKAGKPKYRQIVNSIENAIVSGKLKKGEQLPSLNSISEAQNVSRDTVLMAFNELKTRGIIESVVGKGYFLVNDNIEIAQKVFLLFDELNSFKEDLYSSLINNLEEDIRVDTFFHHFNKDMFRKLIEENNGLYNYYVIMPANLEQTNLVLEKLPKDNVYILDQTHPELSEYYGIYQNFEKDIFNNLEKALNLISKYKKLILIFNEDKQPLGMLKGFINFCKKYSVKNEIISSFKNRNLSHGEIYIIPDDKDLLRIIKKIKTDSLKLAEDVGIISYNDNLLKEIVEGGITTISTDFHHMGEQLANMIINKQQLQIENKNELILRNSL; translated from the coding sequence ATGATTGAAATAAAAAATAAGGCAGGAAAACCAAAGTACAGACAAATAGTAAATTCTATTGAAAACGCTATTGTATCAGGAAAACTCAAAAAAGGAGAACAACTACCCTCTTTAAACAGTATCAGTGAGGCTCAAAACGTTTCAAGAGACACTGTTCTGATGGCTTTTAATGAACTAAAAACCAGGGGTATTATCGAGTCGGTTGTCGGTAAAGGCTATTTTTTGGTTAACGACAATATTGAAATAGCCCAGAAAGTTTTTCTTCTGTTTGACGAATTAAATTCATTTAAAGAAGACCTGTACAGTTCGCTCATTAACAATCTCGAAGAAGATATTCGGGTAGACACCTTTTTCCACCATTTTAATAAAGACATGTTTCGAAAACTGATTGAAGAAAACAACGGGCTATACAATTATTACGTGATCATGCCTGCTAATTTGGAACAAACTAATTTGGTATTGGAAAAACTCCCAAAAGACAACGTTTATATCTTGGATCAAACTCACCCCGAACTATCCGAATACTACGGTATTTATCAAAATTTTGAAAAGGATATATTCAACAATCTTGAAAAAGCCCTAAACCTCATTTCAAAATACAAAAAATTAATCCTTATTTTCAATGAAGACAAGCAACCGTTAGGCATGCTCAAAGGTTTCATCAATTTTTGCAAAAAGTATTCAGTAAAAAATGAGATTATCAGTTCCTTTAAAAATAGAAATCTAAGCCATGGTGAAATTTACATTATCCCAGACGACAAAGACTTGCTCCGAATCATAAAAAAAATCAAAACCGATAGCCTCAAGCTGGCTGAAGATGTCGGCATCATTTCATACAATGACAACCTCTTAAAAGAAATAGTAGAAGGCGGCATTACCACCATTTCAACCGATTTTCATCACATGGGCGAACAATTGGCAAACATGATCATCAACAAGCAGCAATTACAAATAGAAAATAAGAACGAACTTATTTTAAGAAACTCACTGTAA
- a CDS encoding lipid-binding SYLF domain-containing protein, producing MAQTEKDSEIMADAEKAKATLIAKDAGIKVFFDNSSGYAIFPNVGKGGLIVGGASGNGVVYENGVAVGMASLKKVNVGLQAGGQAVIQVIFFETEVALEEFKEGNYEFSAEASAVIAEEGKSKDASYDDGVIVFTLPKAGLMADASIGGQKFEYDPFE from the coding sequence ATGGCACAAACTGAGAAAGATAGTGAAATCATGGCCGATGCTGAAAAAGCAAAAGCAACCTTAATAGCCAAAGACGCTGGGATAAAAGTATTTTTCGACAACTCATCAGGTTACGCGATTTTTCCGAACGTGGGAAAAGGAGGTTTAATTGTAGGAGGAGCGAGTGGCAATGGCGTAGTGTATGAAAATGGTGTGGCTGTTGGTATGGCTAGTTTAAAAAAAGTAAATGTGGGCCTACAGGCTGGGGGCCAAGCTGTAATTCAGGTAATATTTTTTGAAACGGAAGTCGCGTTAGAAGAGTTTAAAGAAGGAAACTATGAGTTTTCTGCTGAGGCCTCTGCAGTTATCGCCGAGGAGGGTAAATCTAAGGACGCTAGTTACGATGATGGCGTAATAGTATTTACGTTGCCCAAGGCTGGTTTAATGGCGGATGCTTCTATTGGTGGCCAAAAATTTGAATACGATCCGTTTGAATAA
- a CDS encoding NAD(P)/FAD-dependent oxidoreductase, producing the protein MDKNTLTVEGKTIRADKIVIATGKVSRPLNIQNTGYLYTSDDFLLLKKLPKSVAFIGGGYVGMELAHMAARYGCKVTIIEKEERILKTFDADLVDQLVEYSKEMGINMIFNAEIDSVEKLRKNYCLNYSVNGQNQTLKARMIFNTSGRIPAIGELDLEKGNVKYNNKGVVVDAYLKNPSNSSVYACGDVSAHSLPLSPLSGMEAKVVAHNILNKTREKLNVSAVPSAVFTLPNLASVGLSETEAKKKYKNIIVKHDAVPYWYNSKRVNNKIYAYKILINKRTNLIVGAHILGPNAAESINLFTLSMHQQLTVKSLREMVFVYPTWAYDIKNML; encoded by the coding sequence TTGGACAAAAATACACTCACCGTGGAAGGCAAAACCATAAGAGCCGATAAGATTGTTATCGCCACAGGTAAAGTTTCAAGGCCCTTAAATATACAGAATACCGGTTACTTGTACACTAGCGATGATTTTTTGTTGCTAAAAAAATTGCCTAAGAGTGTCGCTTTTATTGGTGGAGGATATGTTGGAATGGAATTAGCGCATATGGCGGCTAGGTACGGGTGTAAAGTCACTATTATCGAAAAGGAAGAGCGCATATTAAAGACGTTTGATGCGGACTTGGTTGACCAACTTGTTGAATATTCCAAAGAAATGGGAATAAACATGATTTTCAATGCCGAAATAGATTCGGTTGAGAAATTACGTAAAAATTATTGTCTCAATTATAGTGTAAATGGGCAAAACCAAACTTTAAAGGCACGAATGATATTTAACACCTCTGGGAGGATTCCTGCTATTGGAGAACTGGATTTAGAAAAAGGAAATGTTAAATATAATAATAAAGGAGTTGTGGTCGATGCGTATTTGAAAAACCCAAGCAATTCAAGTGTTTATGCCTGTGGAGATGTGTCTGCACATAGTTTGCCTTTGTCTCCGTTATCTGGCATGGAAGCTAAAGTAGTAGCGCATAATATTTTGAATAAAACCAGGGAAAAACTAAATGTTTCCGCTGTGCCTTCGGCTGTTTTTACACTGCCAAATTTAGCTTCTGTGGGCCTGTCTGAAACAGAAGCCAAGAAGAAATATAAAAATATAATTGTTAAGCACGACGCTGTGCCATATTGGTATAATTCAAAGCGCGTTAACAATAAAATATATGCTTATAAAATTTTAATTAATAAGCGAACCAATTTAATAGTAGGTGCGCATATTTTGGGGCCCAATGCTGCGGAATCAATCAATTTATTTACCCTATCAATGCATCAGCAATTAACGGTAAAATCGTTAAGGGAAATGGTTTTTGTTTATCCTACATGGGCATACGACATCAAGAATATGCTATAA
- a CDS encoding nitroreductase family protein, translating into MENEVEQIRMENIADTDSEIFALLKQRYSPRIFKKRRIDESDLDQIFEAGRWSASSNNLQPWRFVFAEKGTKAYQLIYDCLSDFNKTWANNAPLLMLTAFQKNTKDGKENFHALHDLGLCLGNVTVQAQYLGIGLHHMAGVDWKKAHRIFKVPNNFHITTAIAMGYYGGALNDLPPDLQEEEIAQRERNPVKTFAYKESWGG; encoded by the coding sequence ATGGAAAATGAAGTAGAACAAATAAGAATGGAGAATATTGCCGATACAGATAGTGAAATATTTGCATTGCTAAAACAGCGCTATAGCCCACGAATTTTTAAAAAAAGACGCATTGATGAGTCTGACTTAGACCAGATTTTTGAAGCGGGCCGGTGGTCGGCAAGTTCAAATAACCTTCAACCATGGCGTTTTGTTTTTGCAGAAAAGGGTACGAAAGCTTATCAGTTGATTTATGACTGCTTGAGTGATTTCAATAAAACATGGGCCAACAATGCACCGCTTTTAATGTTAACCGCGTTCCAGAAAAATACCAAAGACGGTAAAGAAAATTTTCATGCTTTGCATGATTTAGGGCTTTGTTTAGGGAATGTTACAGTACAGGCTCAGTATTTAGGAATTGGTTTGCATCACATGGCGGGTGTGGATTGGAAAAAAGCCCATCGGATTTTTAAGGTGCCCAATAATTTTCATATCACTACAGCAATAGCCATGGGATATTATGGAGGTGCTTTAAATGATTTACCACCCGATTTGCAAGAGGAAGAGATTGCACAACGGGAAAGAAATCCGGTTAAAACTTTTGCTTACAAGGAATCGTGGGGCGGTTAA
- a CDS encoding AraC family transcriptional regulator → MTLFVKYDFDKLCTAFLKEHLNALDISYTINSINEVEISEELPEHKQEFLEGAFKKYGIEIITNQKSNLVERIKSSIDKMLRDKSKSALKLSTYLSENLNYSYTHLSKVFSESTYTSIENYAILRKVDIVKEYLCNTDLTLTEIAFQLNYSSVAHLSGQFKKVTGLTPTTFQHIMVNKKKYELKVG, encoded by the coding sequence ATGACTCTCTTCGTAAAATACGATTTTGATAAGCTGTGTACAGCATTTTTAAAAGAGCACCTCAACGCTTTGGATATCTCCTACACCATTAACAGTATTAATGAGGTTGAAATTAGCGAAGAGTTACCTGAGCACAAACAAGAATTCCTTGAAGGTGCCTTTAAAAAATACGGTATAGAAATAATAACAAACCAAAAATCAAATTTAGTTGAGCGCATAAAGAGCAGCATCGATAAAATGTTAAGGGATAAATCTAAAAGTGCCTTAAAGCTGTCTACGTATTTATCCGAAAATTTAAACTATTCTTACACCCATTTATCTAAGGTTTTTTCAGAAAGCACTTATACATCTATTGAAAATTATGCCATTCTTAGAAAAGTTGATATAGTAAAAGAGTATCTTTGCAATACAGACTTAACTTTAACAGAAATAGCATTTCAATTAAATTATAGTAGTGTGGCCCATTTATCTGGTCAGTTTAAAAAAGTTACCGGTTTAACCCCAACCACTTTCCAGCATATCATGGTAAATAAAAAAAAATACGAACTTAAAGTTGGTTAA
- a CDS encoding response regulator, producing the protein MNKSLLNIVLADDDEDDRMLFSEAIEEIDIRTKLSLFSHGKELMDYLNLPNVILPNLIFLDLNMPIKCGMQCLKEIRSNERLNHLCVAIYSTSSSDIDVEETFLNGANIYINKPPSYIKLKESIEKVLKLNWQYHTSNLNKETFLFRI; encoded by the coding sequence ATGAATAAATCCCTCTTGAATATTGTCTTGGCAGATGATGATGAAGATGACAGAATGTTATTTAGTGAAGCTATAGAAGAAATCGATATTCGCACCAAACTTTCGTTGTTCAGTCACGGTAAAGAACTTATGGATTACCTTAACCTGCCTAACGTTATACTTCCAAATCTTATATTTTTAGACCTTAACATGCCCATAAAATGCGGTATGCAATGTTTAAAGGAAATTAGAAGCAACGAAAGGTTAAACCATCTATGCGTTGCTATATACTCAACCTCCTCTTCTGATATTGATGTAGAGGAAACCTTTTTAAATGGAGCGAATATTTATATTAATAAGCCCCCAAGTTATATAAAACTTAAGGAATCTATTGAAAAGGTATTGAAACTTAACTGGCAGTACCATACTTCTAACTTAAACAAAGAGACTTTTTTATTTAGAATTTAA
- a CDS encoding ATP-binding protein, translated as MDFKRVYTSTKTYIILLISAFALLLVMASMAYKQIIKLQESAEMITHTVHVYNVLGSLSRHAIKADSEDFKQELLKKPNASNTLKRYSQEGIKLIDSLKKLTVDNPMQQTKLKPLGSLLNKLNSQLYVLDTLNLESDQEFFEARELQKEKISKTLFNIRVIENQILKEEERLMHKRKSEYASHKFLAPLTSLILAFFALLISFISFLRIYRNKLRFKRSEALLKNILSTTDNVINYYEPIFNNANELVDYKIVFANECNRDYFGLEPDEIIGKKVSEVFPVLVENGDMKEMKRCYKERKTVVFDRPLMIQNEKMWFHSLVTPLEGGILVTARNTTAEENAKEAQLLFKKRLEKHNLELLNNRAFLSNILKSISHVVIHFKSVRNKEGKINDFNISFVNENVTPITGDIPEKIKNKKVSEVYPDIFNPVVLEHLANVVEGGTTQHYQVPYYQNNREQWFRATAIKLGDGVTVTLREITEEKKTSDRLTQLNEELVIQNSILSDAENLAKIGSFIWDPETDDLEPSENFYNMLGGISENKKTPLSGFREYVHPEDIEVYDRRNLKSITQFSSLEHTFRIITKQGGLKYFKTNGQFVNKNGKMVMVGVVQDVTDSIIAEENLLNSNLKLKQSNAELEAFNRVASHDLQEPLRKIQLFISRIEDREIEALSDKGKSYFKKVTNAVQRMQSLIKNLLSYSRIDSSRTDFENINLDETLSNVEEDLATVIKETGAELTADKLPVLKGVAFQMEQLFTNLISNSLKYRNLTAAPKIEIRYELIDASGLPIHLPKEKKFYHKISFIDNGIGFDSQYAEKIFEVFQRLHQKTEYTGNGIGLATCKKIVENHNGYIIAKSSVGSGAQFIVFLPV; from the coding sequence ATGGACTTTAAACGTGTTTATACTTCTACTAAAACTTATATAATTTTATTGATTTCGGCTTTTGCTTTGCTGTTGGTTATGGCAAGTATGGCTTATAAACAAATTATCAAATTACAGGAGTCTGCTGAAATGATAACCCATACAGTACACGTTTATAATGTACTGGGTAGCCTTTCCAGACACGCGATAAAAGCAGATTCTGAAGACTTTAAACAGGAACTTTTAAAAAAACCTAATGCTAGCAATACCCTTAAGAGATATTCGCAGGAAGGCATAAAATTAATAGATAGCTTAAAAAAGTTAACGGTTGATAACCCTATGCAACAAACCAAACTAAAACCGTTAGGAAGTTTGTTGAATAAGTTGAACAGCCAACTCTATGTATTGGATACACTAAATTTAGAGAGCGACCAAGAGTTTTTTGAGGCAAGAGAATTACAAAAAGAAAAAATTTCTAAAACACTTTTCAATATTCGTGTTATAGAAAACCAAATACTTAAGGAAGAGGAGCGTTTAATGCATAAAAGAAAATCAGAATATGCATCGCACAAATTTTTAGCGCCCCTAACTTCATTAATCTTAGCTTTCTTTGCCCTTCTTATTTCATTTATTTCGTTTTTAAGGATATATAGAAATAAACTGAGGTTTAAACGGTCTGAAGCATTATTAAAAAATATTCTTTCTACTACCGATAATGTTATTAACTATTATGAGCCAATATTTAACAATGCTAATGAATTGGTAGATTATAAAATTGTATTTGCTAATGAGTGCAATCGTGATTATTTCGGTTTAGAACCAGATGAGATTATAGGTAAAAAGGTTTCTGAAGTTTTTCCTGTTCTCGTTGAAAATGGGGATATGAAAGAAATGAAGAGGTGTTATAAGGAGAGAAAGACCGTTGTGTTCGATAGGCCATTGATGATACAAAATGAAAAAATGTGGTTTCATTCTTTAGTCACCCCATTAGAGGGTGGTATATTGGTAACAGCGAGAAACACAACAGCCGAAGAAAATGCCAAGGAAGCGCAGTTACTGTTCAAAAAACGACTAGAAAAGCATAATTTAGAACTATTAAACAACCGTGCTTTTTTAAGTAACATACTTAAAAGTATATCGCATGTGGTTATACACTTTAAAAGTGTAAGAAATAAAGAAGGAAAAATAAATGATTTCAATATATCATTTGTCAATGAAAACGTAACTCCTATTACGGGCGATATTCCTGAGAAAATTAAAAACAAAAAAGTTTCAGAGGTATACCCCGATATTTTTAACCCAGTTGTACTTGAGCACTTGGCTAATGTGGTTGAAGGAGGCACAACCCAGCATTATCAAGTACCATATTATCAAAACAACCGTGAGCAGTGGTTTAGGGCTACTGCTATAAAGCTTGGAGATGGAGTTACGGTAACATTAAGAGAGATAACCGAAGAGAAAAAAACGTCCGATCGGTTAACCCAGCTTAACGAAGAACTTGTTATTCAAAATTCCATTTTATCAGACGCCGAAAATTTAGCTAAAATAGGCAGTTTTATCTGGGACCCAGAAACCGACGATTTGGAGCCCTCTGAAAACTTCTATAATATGTTGGGGGGAATTTCAGAGAACAAAAAAACACCTTTATCAGGGTTCAGGGAATATGTACACCCAGAGGATATTGAAGTTTATGATAGACGAAACCTAAAATCCATAACTCAATTTAGCTCTTTAGAACATACCTTCCGTATTATAACAAAACAAGGAGGCTTAAAGTATTTTAAAACAAATGGGCAGTTTGTAAATAAAAATGGAAAAATGGTTATGGTGGGGGTTGTTCAAGATGTTACAGACAGTATCATAGCTGAAGAAAATTTACTGAACAGCAACTTAAAATTAAAGCAAAGTAATGCAGAACTCGAAGCTTTTAATAGAGTAGCCAGTCATGACCTACAGGAGCCGTTGCGTAAAATTCAACTGTTTATATCTAGAATAGAAGACCGGGAAATAGAGGCTCTTTCCGATAAGGGTAAGTCCTATTTTAAAAAGGTTACCAATGCTGTACAGCGTATGCAGTCGCTAATTAAAAACCTATTGTCCTATTCTAGGATTGATAGCAGCAGAACAGATTTTGAAAACATAAATCTAGATGAAACTTTAAGTAACGTAGAAGAAGATTTAGCTACGGTAATAAAAGAAACAGGGGCAGAATTGACAGCTGATAAACTTCCAGTTTTAAAAGGAGTCGCTTTCCAGATGGAACAATTGTTTACCAATTTAATCTCCAATTCATTAAAGTATAGAAACCTTACTGCGGCTCCAAAAATTGAAATACGATATGAACTTATTGATGCTTCGGGTTTACCTATCCACTTGCCTAAAGAAAAGAAATTTTATCATAAAATCTCATTTATAGATAATGGTATTGGCTTTGATTCCCAATATGCCGAAAAAATATTTGAAGTTTTCCAACGGCTACATCAAAAAACAGAATATACGGGTAACGGTATTGGCTTGGCTACTTGTAAAAAAATAGTGGAAAATCATAATGGGTATATCATTGCAAAATCTAGCGTTGGCTCGGGTGCACAGTTTATAGTCTTTTTACCAGTTTAA
- a CDS encoding AraC family transcriptional regulator, whose amino-acid sequence MKTIYLNADTIEKTFEQLKTNIGGAILKESNEYTLEIRNKFGQGTIQGVVLSGGISYIEFDLKFYDDIAISINTPRKNPIYFAYCYQGSLTHSFGIDGKKTELQSFQTGIISSKPKEENVLYFKKNERLNITLITVQTSRSSKKPISNDLKTKLYNTFIKDERLENFVYVGSQNLKIAEKIQQIHAIRQKGLVRTLLIQGLVNVILALEIQQHADDEKNRNRHLGILTTSEMKIIKQVSEYIEENFDRPLSISFLCSQFGITALKLQEGFKLMHGRTVSTHIKWVRVQKAEEYLKHTDMNISEIVYSIGFSSRSYFSKIFKESFNCSPREYKEAQKVLPISA is encoded by the coding sequence ATGAAAACGATATATTTAAATGCAGACACGATTGAAAAAACTTTTGAGCAACTTAAAACCAATATTGGAGGGGCTATACTAAAAGAGTCGAACGAGTATACTTTAGAAATAAGAAATAAATTTGGACAAGGAACAATACAGGGCGTAGTGCTATCTGGCGGTATTTCCTATATTGAATTTGATCTGAAATTTTATGACGATATTGCTATTTCTATTAACACCCCAAGAAAAAACCCTATCTATTTTGCATATTGTTATCAGGGTAGCCTAACCCATAGTTTCGGCATCGACGGTAAAAAAACGGAGTTACAAAGTTTTCAAACTGGAATTATTTCAAGTAAGCCAAAGGAGGAAAACGTGCTTTACTTCAAAAAGAATGAAAGACTTAATATTACATTAATCACTGTTCAAACATCTCGTTCTTCCAAAAAACCCATAAGCAATGATCTAAAAACAAAATTATACAACACATTCATAAAGGATGAGAGGTTGGAAAACTTTGTATATGTGGGGTCGCAAAACTTGAAGATTGCCGAAAAAATTCAGCAAATTCATGCCATTAGACAAAAAGGATTAGTAAGAACCCTTTTGATTCAAGGATTAGTTAATGTAATTTTAGCTCTTGAAATACAGCAACACGCCGACGACGAAAAAAACAGAAATCGACATCTTGGTATACTTACCACAAGCGAGATGAAAATCATCAAGCAAGTTTCGGAGTATATTGAAGAAAATTTCGATAGGCCATTATCTATATCATTCTTATGTTCACAGTTCGGTATAACAGCCTTAAAACTTCAGGAAGGCTTTAAGTTAATGCATGGCCGTACCGTTTCTACCCACATTAAGTGGGTGCGCGTTCAAAAAGCAGAAGAATATTTAAAACATACCGATATGAATATCTCTGAGATTGTTTATAGTATTGGTTTTTCAAGTAGAAGCTATTTTTCAAAAATTTTCAAAGAAAGCTTTAACTGTAGTCCGAGAGAATACAAAGAAGCCCAAAAAGTGCTACCCATATCAGCTTAA
- a CDS encoding formylglycine-generating enzyme family protein — MKKKSIASIFTVVLLSVGFIGCKNQENSKKTTSTNNTEKEVHLESPPTSKPGSTPEGMVWVEKKTFTQGAKPEDQFAMPREKPAHQVTVDGFFIDITEVTNKQFKEFVDATGYKTIAERPIIWEEMKKDLPPGTPKPHDSVLQPGSLIFNKNVDKVANMGDYSQWWTWKVGANWQHPEGPGSSIEGKENFPVVHIAYEDAMAYCEWANRRLPTEAEWESAAQGNSANNTFTWGNDPSLLNQYANTWQGVFPIKNEPKDGFEFIAPVKSYPPNDIGIYDMAGNVWELTSDLFNVNYYKELDTSKPIVNPKGAAKSYSPNNPYQIEHVIKGGSFLCHASYCASFRISAKMGNSIDSGSDHMGFRTVATPHMLKNE; from the coding sequence ATGAAAAAAAAATCCATTGCCTCCATATTTACCGTGGTACTTTTATCTGTTGGTTTTATTGGATGTAAAAATCAGGAAAACTCAAAAAAGACAACTTCAACAAACAATACAGAAAAAGAAGTTCATCTAGAGTCACCACCAACCTCTAAACCAGGAAGCACTCCCGAAGGCATGGTATGGGTTGAAAAGAAAACTTTTACCCAAGGCGCCAAGCCCGAAGACCAATTTGCTATGCCCCGTGAAAAACCAGCCCATCAAGTCACCGTTGATGGTTTTTTTATAGATATTACAGAAGTCACCAATAAGCAATTTAAAGAATTTGTTGACGCTACTGGTTACAAAACCATTGCTGAGCGACCTATTATTTGGGAAGAAATGAAAAAAGATTTACCCCCCGGAACACCAAAACCACACGACTCGGTATTGCAACCTGGCAGTTTAATCTTCAACAAGAATGTAGATAAGGTGGCGAACATGGGCGATTATAGCCAATGGTGGACATGGAAAGTTGGTGCTAACTGGCAACACCCAGAGGGTCCTGGCAGTAGTATTGAGGGTAAAGAAAATTTTCCTGTCGTTCACATTGCATATGAAGATGCCATGGCTTACTGCGAATGGGCCAATAGAAGACTACCTACCGAAGCCGAATGGGAATCTGCTGCACAAGGTAACAGTGCAAACAACACCTTTACTTGGGGTAACGACCCTAGCCTATTAAACCAATATGCTAATACGTGGCAAGGGGTTTTTCCCATTAAAAACGAACCTAAAGATGGCTTTGAATTTATCGCTCCGGTAAAATCATACCCGCCAAACGATATTGGAATTTACGATATGGCAGGCAATGTTTGGGAATTGACGAGCGATTTATTCAATGTAAACTATTATAAAGAGTTAGATACATCGAAACCAATTGTTAACCCAAAGGGTGCTGCAAAAAGTTATAGTCCCAATAACCCTTATCAAATAGAACATGTTATTAAGGGTGGCTCATTTTTATGCCACGCCTCTTATTGTGCCAGTTTTAGGATTTCTGCCAAAATGGGAAACAGTATAGATTCTGGATCAGACCACATGGGCTTTAGAACTGTGGCAACGCCACATATGCTTAAAAATGAATGA